The stretch of DNA TGCAGCGTACTCTTGGCAAACGGCTTCTCATCGATTTCAATCCCCAAAGCCACCTTCCATCGAATATCAAAGGCCGCCCTTTGCCATGCTTCCTCATCGCTTACTCGATCATGCGTCTGCAGCAGCAGCGCCGTCGCCAGCAGGCTTGGCGGCACACTCGCACGCCCGTTATCAGGACAGTAAATCTCGGCAAAAGACCCATCCTCGAACAACTGCCCCCTCATCGACGCCAAGAATCCATAGAACAAATCGCGGCCCACATGCTCCACATAAAGATTATCCGCTTCGAACAACCCCTTCTGTACCGACCGTTTTCCCAGCATTCGCCAACCCCTTTCCGTCTCGTTGGCTTAAGTATACTTGTCCCTATGCTCCACCACTACCACTTTTCGGCCGGATTTCTAGCTATCTATTGTAGCACTTCGAAAATTAAATTTGCTGCCCCGTAGAGAAGTTGGGTAATCCGCGCTAGCAAAGAGATTACTCAAGATTTAGCAAAGCGCCAAATTGAGGATTTGCTGATGATAAAGGGGTAAACGTGCCCGAAATCGTGAAAATCGCCGCAAGAAGAGATTATTCCGAGAGCGGGACTACTGAACATCCCACTTCAACCAAGTCCTATGCAAGGAATTCTCTCCGACTAAGTC from Dehalococcoidia bacterium encodes:
- a CDS encoding transposase; amino-acid sequence: MLGKRSVQKGLFEADNLYVEHVGRDLFYGFLASMRGQLFEDGSFAEIYCPDNGRASVPPSLLATALLLQTHDRVSDEEAWQRAAFDIRWKVALGIEIDEKPFAKSTL